The segment TGTATTTTTGAGTTGCAGGTAATGCACACTGTGTTCTGTTTTCTGTAACCACGCTGATTTCCCCACATTATTTTGCATGGATTTGACTCCTGGATTTCCTATTTCAATCTCACTATTATTTAATCCAGAAAATTCTTACCCCAAACATATCAAGTAAGAAATATTGGCAACATGTTTGATGTCCAAATCCTAAGCCACCATCTTTGTTAATAGAACtagtttttttcctttatacaCAGGTATATTGCATGATACTTTTATTTAGGATGAGAGAATAATCATCGGTATACATGGTCAGTTGTATACATGACAATGTTTATGAAAAACAAGCAAGTCCACACTTTTGAGCCTTCTAATTTCGACGCCATTTTTCATAGAATACTGATTCTATTACATAAATCGGAACCGAACCGAAATCCGGAAAAAACAGAACCGAAACCGAACCAAACAAATTGTTCCGTGGTTCTCGGTTATTTCGGGTACCCATGACAGCCCTACACAGTATTGAACCTTATCAACTTTTAATTACATgtcttgtttaatttttcaatggATGCTTCTCCCCTAACAAATTATTAACGGAAAAGACTGCAAGCAAAGGCATTCGAAGTGCAGTCTTTGCTACCGACATATTTCATGATCAAGATAACTAGTATAACAATTATATTTGATCTAATAAATTCTGTGCCTATTAAAGCAAATAAGATGAAACTACagttttattagctcacctgaaccgaaggttcaagtgagcttttctgatcacccgttgtccgtcgtccgtccgtccgtctgtctgtctgtccgtccgtctgtaaacttttcacattttcaacttcttctcaaaaaccaatgggccaaatttaaccaaatttggtacaaagcatccttatggaaagggggttataaattgttaaaataaagggcacatcccttttcaaaagggagataattgcgaaacattaagtatagggtgcatgtttttaaaaatcttcttctcaagaaccactgcaccagaaatgccaatatttacacaaaagcttgtatatatagtgaagattctaaattgtaaaaatcgtgaccctcggaccaaaactggggccccaggcgtggttcaaagtttaacatagaaatacataggaaaatgttttaaaaatcctcttctcaagaaccactgcacaagaaatgccaaaattttcacaaaagcttttatatatagtgaagattctaaattgtaaaaatcgtgaccctcggaccaaaactggggccccaggcggggttcaaagtttaacatagaactacatatggaaaatgtttaaaaaatctttttctcaagaaccactgcaccagaaatgccaatatttacaaaaaaaacttgtatatatagtgaagattctaaattgtaaaaatcgtgaccctcggaccaaacctggggccccaggcggggttcaaattttaccatagaaatacataggaaaatgtttaaaaaatcttcttcttaagaaccactgcaccagaaatgccaatatttacacaaaagcttgtatacatagtgaagattctaaattgtaaaaatcgtgaccctcggaccaaaactggggccctaggcggggtttaaagtttaacatagaactacatatgaaaaatgtttaaacattttcttctcaagaaatgtaatgttacaaggaactgctgttcaggtgagcgatgtggcccatgggcctcttgtcaaAAGAATGTAACATAAATATGAGATGAGGATATAATAtacaatgaattttatataGCAAGGCATGTAGAATTAGATTTAATAATTGATTAAGAGTTAATAATGgacaaattattcaaaatcaacactGAGGCTTTTCCGATTTTCTGTATGCAAAGTTGTATAgtgaaagtttatttttacatttttaaattatttccttcaattattactattaaaatttttacttgCCAAGTCAAACAATTAAGTTAATAGTTTCAGTTGGATGAAATGATGTTTTACTTGCCCCAGGCAATCAGACATCCATTATTGTCGATCCTTGCTAAGTTGTATATGTGTCAATGAGAacgaaaaaaatcattttacttaAAAATGTAGCACTGTTCATTTAATTATTTGGTGAAAACatgtttattatatcattattgtttattaagtctcccaaacgaagtttggagacttattgtttttgtatggtttcttcttcttctttcccTCTGAACTTGTCCGTcgcgtttctcagagatggctgaacagaattgtacaaaactctaggatacgttaggcctgcatatctagatGTGCACGCTGgtttgatttttgggagttgattttaatcaactctcctatgcagttactctggcaaaccgaaagtgaaacagtgtttggacctaagcacaaatcatcaccgctgacaagacttagttcttgaaaataatacaaaaatttggtgtaatgtacgctgaagcattgtttttcaaggaaacttatttataaacactttgaaaatagtcagattttatataatacgaacaatttagatatttttgtagtctaatgtgttcctacgccagagtttattAAAGTCTCATTCACCCAggcgctcgactgtctccgtaaatcttcgacaagcaagtcgagcgtctggttgaacgagacttgagttcgatatcaatagtgcttggatccatacgatttttagaattgtttcgattactaatacagagtttgaaatctatctttaaatattacacaacatgattcatatggggtttctcgaaattcttgtcagaaaagtttaaaaattcatataataaaaaagcgcataattcaaatacaattcaaatactagaaactaattgccatgcaagataagttgattttaaaataaatgataataaaatcaactcccgtctgtacttcagtactttgattctcaTTTGGGGTTGACCAACCACTTTTCTGGGGGGGTCAATAGGTCATGGGGTCTATCATTGAACCTTATGGGAAAAATcttagactctattgtaaatggttataactttaaaacggacaaaaataataatatagggttttcagaAACATATATTGCCTGTTACAGGCAATATaaagggtttattagatctgacccctggggtcatccccacccccagaaattggaaatggacatatatctcagaaactgttagaaTCCTGACAcgtaaaccatatatatttttgttccatGTATTAAGGGGgacaaatggtatgtaggtcatgggccctgggggtggtcctgacccccctcaaacaggaagtgcacaaataacttgaaaatgGTTAAGATCCCAAcaccttaaccatatatattcttgttccttgtgtcaaggggcataaAATGGCATGTAGGTCAGTGGCCCtgggggtggtcctgaccccctcaaacaggaagtgcccaaatatcttgaaaaccgTTAAGATCctcaccccttaaccatatatattcttgttctttgGGTCATGTTGGTTCACCTGATGTATAGTAAAGGACCACTGGGGAACATCATGAAActtcagatataaaaaaaatcaagttctAAATCTTTTTGTCTGTAAAGTTTGACCCATGTGGGTCATCCTTATCCCAATGATGGCATTGTTTGTTTGGGAGACTTTATAATAGCCTcgattataattacatcttgttATTACTTGTGATTTTTGTAGAATTAAGTATACTACACCTTTTggttactgtggtttcattaatattcaagggtatcaattttcgtggataaagtgaaaatcacaatttcaaggatacgttaattcgtggccaatgatcctatcaatacaaaatgttaatagaaattgcacttcaatgaacatttaatttcgtggatcaacttaataacgaaatccacgaaaattggtattcaacgaatattgatgaaaccacagtattgcaATATCATGATAGTATTTGAAGTAGCATGagatcattttgaaataaattgtggaaatatttttttttctcagatttgAAAAGAGAATTTATATTCCCTTACCTGAAGCCCCTGCAAGAACAGAAATGTTCAAACTTCATCTGGGAAACACCCCTCATTCAATCACAGAGGAAGAATTCCGAGAACTTGGGAAGAGAACGGATGGGTACTCTGGAGCTGACATACAAGTCGTGGTCCGTGATGCTCTGATGCAGCCTGTCAGGAAAGTCCAGACAGCTACACACTTTAGACGAGTGAGTCGAACTCTGATATTAACATGTTCTGAATCAGCCGAAGAATCTTATACAATGCTTGTACAAAGTAATGCACTAAATGATCTATTATTTGTTGATATGCTACCATTACTTATTTAGATGACCCCACTTAGTTTCTTaggaaaaattttaatattaagttATTAACCAGATTATAATGATAACTAAACCCAGTTTATAATGTGCCACTTCACAAATTGACTTGTGTTTATTGAGGTGCTAGATGATCAATGGCTTACACTGACTTGTGTTTATTGAGGTGCTAGATGATCCATGCCCTACACTGACTTGTTTGTTGAGGTACTAGATGATATACTACTTTTATATTCACCTGCTTGTTTAGGTGCGAGGTCCATCACGAGATGATCCTAATGTGATAGTGGATGACCTTTTGACCCCTTGTTCTCCTGGAGCCCCTGGGGCCATAGAGATGACCTGGACAGATGTGGAAGGAAGTAAACTTCTGGAGCCCATTGTATCAATGGTATGTTCAATCGAATGGAGATACCATCACATCAAGTTTCATTCTTATTTTTCACAACAAAATTGCTTAACTTAAACACACTCTGTATTAAACTACTGGAATTGTGAAAATGGAAATGGAGGAGTTATGTATTAATTACACTATTTTGTTGTATGCAGTTTAAACtacaattataaaaatatttctttttttacagtCTGACATGTTGATGTCATTAGCCACATCTAAACCTACAGTGAATGAAGCAGACTTAAAGAAACTGGAAGAATTCACTGCTGATTTTGGGCAAGAAGGATAGAGAGAGCCCTAGATCTCCCAGTGTTCtcgtttctttttgtttttagtgtgcaTAAACCCAAATGGCAACAGAAGACATATCTGGTGTAGAATTCTGGTCTGCCTGTACACACAATATCTGATTACGTATGGTATGCCTGTGAGAGATGTGAATTGCTCATGACTTGGATATCTAATTATAGACCTCATTATACCCTGTTTGCCACTGAGCAGTAACAAATAATGCTGTGATAGAAATGAGTATATGATATCCATGTGGTTTTGTGACTTTTcttgtttaaactttttattctttcttctgaaaatctttttcatctgATCTTGTCCATTCTGTTGAATGACTCGCTCAGACTGCATTTTGTTAGACTACTTCTTTGATAGGAAACAGAACTTGTGAAGGGATTGGTGCATAAGCTGTATGCTGCATTACACGCCTTATGGTGAATGAATGTTGCCCTGTCTTATTTGTTTCTTGTACATTTACCAGTGTAAATATTGTGCTGAAAGGATGTGCTACACATTTGTATATAACTGTTGATAGACATGTAGAATTAAAAATCTTGATATAGATCATCTGAAGTAGTTGTTTATGCATAGAATCAAATAACTGTCATGTTTTATAAAGAAAGTATATGTGTAGTTCATTACCTTGCTAAACTTATAATGATGTGTCCGCAAAggacaaaacattaaaaatttacaaaaacaaaaatgaatttagttGTATTGCTGTACGTGTAACCTTTAATTAGAGGTGATTTTGTTATAAGATCATCAGTCAATCAGTCTCAGTTCaggagttttttttaattctttttttgtcaGCGCATTTACCGCTGTacagattaaaaaaatgtagGCTGCAAGGATAATAATATATTAGCTACAGGTCCGTAGCTCtcgatctgaaaaaaaaatcggatcgACGACCTTGGAGCTACTGTTCCATACATATTGAAAGTTGCAATATTTATGACGCACAAAAACTTGAgctagttttggacttattAATCTTATTTCCATACAAATTCCCGGCGATACATTACAGGTATAATATACGACTACCCAGGATCAGTACTTGCACAGTATGTAACCAACTCTCCTGTGAAAATTAAGcaatctttgtttttattttaagtatttgattatattttacatttaaatggtGCTCTTAATGAAGTTTTACAAGTTCTTGTGTCATAAAAAACGaaacaaattttacttaatatcaCAAATACCAAAAAGTACAACAAAAAGATCTTCTGTACATGTCTCGGACTGATGAAGTAGAATTTTGGTAgattttagaaaaatcaaataCGAAGTTTGACTATCATTTATATATCATTGATTCGTGGGCAAAAGcaatttttctataattttaagcttccagctttttaaaaagcttcaaAACTAATATATAAATCATCCTTGcagtgcattttaatattttttagtttcGTTTGTTAATTGTTGAATCATAAATGCTTCATGTTTGTGAACAACTAGAACCCGCGTGGTATCTGATGAATTATATGACTGACATGGAAGTCAAttttcaattcagtttattGACATCACTATCATATGTTGGCATACAGTAAAATGAAATCTCAAAATTTTGTATCATTGTGCAATGTCTATAAATAGAAGTCTGTAAGTCCCATGATTTGCATGTGATATTTAACCAATAATGGCATAGCCATAACTAATTtctatgtatacatatattcatCAGTCAGAATCAACGAAATTTTCGATTGATTAAAGAAATGTATCTTATAAACGACGTTACAAACTTTGCCTAAATCCGTCGCGAATGTAAACATGCCACCATGTTGTGCGAATAATTATTGCAACATACTGTTTGTGTATACTATATAAATTCGAAGGGAGTTTGGTTTCCAAATATCCATTTGTAATGACTCTGCAGTGGCATGCTCTTGGAACTAACACAATCTGGAAGACATGAATTGTGTCTTTGGACGTTATTTTAATGGACATGGATCCTTTACTACCGGTACTGCTTTAAAGGGACATAGCCACGATTTTGGTCcaaattttttctctatttttacTGTTTACAATGCTAAACTATCAATGCATCCAAAATTTAAATGTCAGTCGTAATAATTctttagtatacatgtaaactAGACTCGTGCCATGCTTTAGCTAGCTGAGCTTTGTTTatacataatgattaaaaaattgtgaGCAATGTGTCTCGCCTACAATTACTCAAATATTTggttgactattagaaatgccttactgaagcaatgttaacattaaaaacgaaaaatgggttttgaccaaaatcgtgaccatgcccctttaatttactgtagtaaaattaaaattattaaagttgAAAACTTAGCCTTATCAGCTGTTTATAGAAATGTAACAAATGTAaaagaatttgataaaaatatgaacaattcTTTTGTAGAAAGCAACAGAACTAGTAGCAATAGCCACTGGAAGATCagataggtaaagttagctactaTATATTAACTGCATGGCTACTGTGGATGAAAGAAAAGTTGGCTACTAGTAATTAATTACTATGATGTTAATTTCTATCtgaatttattattatcattccAATAGGGTACTTGATCCAAGGTTAGAAATGCAACATTAAAAGAAACACTgttaaattatatacatatatttacatttaccgagtatgattccctctactTGGTAATATAAACGTCTACCTCGTCCTCTGAATAACATAGATTTAACTTCTGGAACTCAAAAAACTCATGTAATCTCGTTACCCACTAATTCTTTATCTTACAATATCTCAGTTTTGACAAATTTGTCCATATCATTCAAGAagcttcacaatttttatataaaagggAGATATCTTCTAGTGTTGTTAATGTCATTATTCTACTTAAGGTCGTTCAGATAATTTGGTGATAAATTTATTCAGATATCCCTCTTAATCTTGACAGCTACCAGTTCTTTATCATATTATCATAAAATGTctctttttgatattttttccccatattttctcaagtagctgtatatattgATTGAAGATATCTACTAGCATagttaatattaacattttactaaGTTATCAAAATGATATAACTCTCAAGTTATTCAGATATCTATTTTAATCACGTCAGCTaatagtattttatcttacatgtctcatttttgacaaatttgttcattattcattttcaagtAACTGCGTATAtaactggcatatatcttcttGTGTTGATAATATCATCGTTGTACCATGTCTTCCGCATAATATGATAATAAGTTATGCagatatcttttattttatctcGCCAGCTACTAGTACTCTCTCTTAAAATGTCTCTTTTTTGACCATTTTGTCCTTATTGTTCAAGTTACAACTGCACGAGCGGGACCTTTCTACAGTATTTTGTACAAAAGAATTGATGTTAATGAGTTGTTTGctcattttattatcaaatcagTTTCTGTAAATGCACAAaggttaaaatcaatatttcattCCTGTTGTTTGATATTTTAGAAGTGGTTGTAATCTATATTTTaccattttactggttatttactaattttttttggtgaaatacatgtataagattaTGTCCGTGCATGCTGATTTGATTTAATATGTGTTATTAGGATGTGgttgtaatttttattgttgCTGTTTTAGGAAATCTGCAAAGAGCAGTGAATCTGACGATGATGAGGAGGAAGATGCTTACAAAGAGGAGTTTTCCAATCAGTTATCAGGTTCGTCttactctttatttcatttgtgtGCTCTTTATTTGAtctgatttgtttttcataattccCATACGATGCGACATTTTTCTCTGGAACCCGAGCCAATGCTTGGTCAATGGTCAGTGATCGCCTTCCTACTGCGTCACAAAATATTGTTGATTCTGTGTTGTATTTAGAACTCTTAGATCATTAAAAATCTAACGAAGACTAGCTCAAGTTTCTTTATTAACAAGTGTATCGAAAGAACAAGTAATATCATTGAATTCAACAGTTAATCTGCATTGGCTAAGTGAGAAGACACCGCAACATTATACGACATCCCCGTTAGGGCATTAGGCTCAAGTATTAGGGCCAGCTGCACCATCATTAGGAGTCTAGAAGCCGTATTCACTAGTCTCCAATACTATATAGAGCATTAGAATTAGACTCCAAGGATTAAGACATTGATTAGGCTAATTGGTAAGgcatttatataacaaaaaatataaacataaatgattttattacacTTGACCTAAAATGCAACAAAACttgtaaaacataaaacattacatttctttatatttaaagatttactaaaATTGACATAATTAAATTGTAAACACTttcattacatttttctttctcttttacttttttatgataGGTGCCATTATTATCGAACGACCAAATGTAAAGTGGGATGATGTTGCTGGACTACACATGGCCAAAGAAACTCTCAAAGAGGCGCTTATTTTACCTGTAAAATTTCCTCACCTGTTTTCtggtatatatgtatttatcatttgttGCTTAATTATTTGTCAAAGCCTAATTGTTTATTAAACACTTGCTATTTCATAAAACACTCTTATACATCATTTATATACTACAGTTCATGTATAATGTCAATGGATTTGACTAAAGTCATTAggcaattttattttagaagCTAGAAggtacatatttatttaagtagctctaattaaagtatgtaaaatatattaagtacATTTTTCTGTATTTCTATAGGTTTTAGAAAACCTTGGAAGGGAATTTTACTGTTTGGGGTTGGTACTTCTTCAATGTTAAATGTGtccatttcaaaacaaaaatcaactaACGTTTCaatttatatgatatgtttttCTATACTTCAGCCACCTGGTACTGGAAAGTCCTATTTAGCCAAAGCAGTGGCTACCGAGGCAAACAACGCCGCATTTTTCTCGTTGTCCTCGTCAGATTTGGTGTCAAAGTGCCTAGAAGAAAGTGAAAAGTAatttttcttgcaaagaatctTAATTTACAATAAATGATACATTGCATACCTAATTAGACTTTATTTCAtccttttttaattgaaaaaaaaaccatgtgaaccaaaaaaaaaatttacgtaaaatgttttgttgattTCCAGGCTGGTAAAGACATTATTTTCGTTAGCTCGTGAAAATAAACCTAGCATTATATTCATTGATGAAGTGGACACACTGTGTGGATCGCGTAGTGAGAATGAGTTCCTGGTCCAGATGCAATGTATGGGGGTGGACAATGATGGGGTCCTCGTACTGGGAGCCACTAATGTACCTTGGGTCCTAGATTCGGCCACTAAAAGAGGGTAAGAGTTTGAAAGAAGGCCATAATAGAAATGGTCTAAATAAAGTCGAAAGTCATGAACCgcttaaaaaactttttaaattcaattttcaaaaaacgctttgtttaaaaatatggtaaaacgtatgaaaataaatgttataaaattcttttttcttgttatatgtataataatgcTGCAAGCTTTCTAATATCTGGGATAATAGgtattgtttttaaagtaaaagaaagaaatttcaaagaaattcaatttttaaattgtttcaataaaagAGACTATTAAAAGAGACTATAATTTGTAACAAATAATTACACTTGTGATTTTTTTGGTAGTGTACAACTCTGcactaacatttttatctgCTTATTAGTGTGTTACATACGGCGGCGTGGAACGgccagatgaaaaaataaaaaattcttatttgttcggacaaataagttatttgttcggacgaattacgatttgttcggacaaataagttatttgttcggacgaattaggatttgttcggacgaattagatatttgttcggacgaattatgatttgttcggacgaattacgatttgttcggacgaattagatatttgttcggacgaattagatatttgttcggacgaattatgatttgttcggacgaattatgatttgttcggacaaataagttatttgttcggacgaataacgatttgttcggacgaattacgatttgttcggacgaattagatatttgttcggacgaattaggatttgttcggacgaattatgatttgttcggacaaataagttatttgttcggacgatttaggatttgttcggacgaattagatatttgttcggacaaataacttatttgttcggacaaattgggatttgttcggacgaaataggatttgttcggacgaataagttattaatagtggtgcatgtatgagagagagagagagagagagagagagagagagagagagagagatgtcataatcatggatacataaatgtgaaaagtctaatcagtttacatgatcatgcgcggatccagaaaaatttaccggggtagtggtggtggtggggggtcTGATAGATAGTTTTGTTTGCGGGGTGGGGGTGCAAGGCCCCCCGACCACCCCGGCTCTAGATCCGCGTATAGATGTATGCCAACTGTAGGCAGCGCAGGTTTTTTCTTTGCTAACTATAAGTTTTATTTCGCGCAATGCCAGAAGAAATGATTCCAAtagtcataattatatgattccgcaggtggatttcgattgtcgatgtttatattgaaaatatagtcattctcctgtttacttgggacactggacatacgaaattatctttcgccttaactttatacatatacatgtatacgatcaaAGTTAACTGATATGCTTCGTGGAATTGTAATAATCGCACAATTACTTAAGTGACTTATAAAACAAACTAGTTTTTacttatactttataatataaagactacatgtatatttagacTACATGGATCTGCTCTGGTAATGATGTagttgaaaggggggggggtcaagccacccctttccttcaaatgataaattgCTAATAATATAGACATAGgtgttacatgtatactatCTGACATGTATGCAATATCTGACATATTGTGCTGCCAAgctcaattttcaaaatctatctatctaaagGATTGGAGTTATATTATCATGGTGCCATGGGTTTCCGATAGTCTAAAACTAATGTTAACCTGAATGGTTGTCTCATTAGCCAACTTtgaatctatttcatttttaagatcagacataGCATCAAAAATCGTcgatacaaaatcaaagttagtCGTCATCATATGCagtttttatctataaataacCTGGATGCCGCATTCGACAGATGAAAATAGGCGTCAGATGTTTACGATAGTATGattcataaacaatatttttcaataatagtTAAGAAAATGAGATacaaccttttgaaaatattgtataaaattgtcaattgttttgtaagcttttatttcaccttaaatcgtccaattattttaattttccccATAACTTGATTCAATCAGTTATGATTATTCAATCAGTTATGATTattgataatgtttttatttgcacTCCTAAGATTCCAAAAATAGGAAAACTTTACAAAGccatatgataattttaacatgCAAGTACGTCATCAGAGGTCTATTTGACGGAcaataagtatttttatcattagattctatttttattacttttttgcaTTATAGTTAGGATGTTGGGTTATTTTGCTGACTTTATATTATaattagtttgtttta is part of the Magallana gigas chromosome 3, xbMagGiga1.1, whole genome shotgun sequence genome and harbors:
- the LOC105331612 gene encoding vacuolar protein sorting-associated protein 4B, whose translation is MDMDPLLPKATELVAIATGRSDRKSAKSSESDDDEEEDAYKEEFSNQLSGAIIIERPNVKWDDVAGLHMAKETLKEALILPVKFPHLFSGFRKPWKGILLFGPPGTGKSYLAKAVATEANNAAFFSLSSSDLVSKCLEESEKLVKTLFSLARENKPSIIFIDEVDTLCGSRSENEFLVQMQCMGVDNDGVLVLGATNVPWVLDSATKRGFVKKIYIPLPEAPSRLEMFKLHLGNTPHSITEEEFRELGKRTDGYSGADIQVVVRDALMQPVRKVQTATHFRRVQGPSRSDPNVIVDDLLTPCFPGVHGAMEMTWRDLDGNKLLEPAVSMCDILTSLVTSKPTVMEADLRKFEEFTDTYL